In Silene latifolia isolate original U9 population chromosome 3, ASM4854445v1, whole genome shotgun sequence, a single window of DNA contains:
- the LOC141649159 gene encoding uncharacterized protein LOC141649159 codes for MRIAFWNVRGFNCPIKYSEVKDFLWTNKIDLLAILETRVKSNRATKIIHKHFRDWVVICNYDKHDNCRIWVLLNPKTTAILHQKIEAQFIHLQLKHYESNFQFYLSMVYGSNNAQEREQLWSGLRAVSTSEPWLVLGDFNVVRVPDGKLSNNPPVLQEMLAFNSCMSTYHLDDLSCTG; via the coding sequence ATGAGGATTGCCTTTTGGAATGTGAGAGGGTTTAATTGCCCTATCAAATATAGTGAAGTGAAAGATTTCTTATGGACTAATAAAATTGATCTTTTAGCCATCTTGGAAACTAGAGTGAAAAGCAACAGAGCTACTAAAATTATCCATAAACATTTTAGAGATTGGGTTGTCATATGTAACTATGACAAACACGATAATTGTAGGATTTGGGTCCTTCTTAATCCTAAAACTACTGCTATTTTGCATCAGAAGATTGAAGCCCAGTTTATTCATTTGCAACTCAAACATTATGAATCTAACTTCCAGTTCTATTTGAGCATGGTTTATGGGAGTAATAATGCTCAGGAAAGGGAGCAGTTGTGGTCTGGTTTAAGAGCTGTTAGTACTTCTGAGCCTTGGTTGGTTCTTGGGGACTTTAATGTAGTTCGAGTCCCGGATGGAAAACTTAGCAACAATCCCCCCGTTCTTCAGGAAATGCTGGCTTTTAACTCTTGCATGTCTACTTATCATTTGGATGACTTGTCCTGCACTGGTTGA